The following coding sequences lie in one Pseudomonadota bacterium genomic window:
- a CDS encoding UDP-N-acetylmuramoyl-tripeptide--D-alanyl-D-alanine ligase — MTIAQALAATGGALIGPQRATTGLCTAVSTDSRNVPRGAAFVALRGEQVDGHSFWPQAAAAGAPLVLLERPPAAELLATAPCAVLLVPDTLRALGALALAWRLTVAPRVIGITGSVGKTTTKELTQQILALAGPTHYNRGNLNNQLGLPLTLLALPEATRYLVVEMGMSTRGEIAYLASLARPDLGLITALAPVHLEGLGTIEAIAAEKAALLDALGPEGCAIVPDDEPLLDPPLRRSLARQRLRFGSSPGADARLLATEPAGAAGQRLTLTLRGERLELMLPLVGRHNAQNASAAACIALALGIEHRHIIAGLSRPPELGHRSRVRRLGPLTLLDDCYNASPLAVRAALTALVELAQTQPAVAVLGEMRELGAQAEALHEEVGRAAAQLPLAGLVVVGAAARAIADGARAGGLAPQRIVETDDPAAAARRALELLPRAGWILVKASRGARLERVVETLLELAPATGRDAAADRPAPQR; from the coding sequence ATGACGATCGCGCAGGCTCTGGCGGCGACCGGTGGCGCGCTGATCGGGCCACAAAGGGCAACCACGGGCCTCTGCACCGCCGTCTCTACCGACAGTCGTAACGTCCCCAGGGGCGCGGCCTTCGTCGCGCTGCGCGGGGAGCAGGTCGACGGTCACAGCTTCTGGCCGCAGGCCGCGGCGGCGGGGGCGCCGCTGGTGCTGCTCGAGCGCCCACCCGCGGCCGAGCTGCTCGCCACGGCGCCCTGCGCGGTGCTGCTGGTCCCCGACACGCTGCGCGCGCTCGGCGCGTTGGCGCTGGCCTGGCGCCTGACCGTCGCCCCGCGCGTGATCGGGATCACCGGCTCGGTCGGCAAGACGACGACCAAGGAGCTAACGCAACAGATACTCGCGCTCGCCGGCCCGACGCACTACAACCGCGGCAACCTCAATAACCAGCTCGGCCTGCCCCTGACGCTGCTGGCGCTGCCCGAGGCCACCCGCTATCTGGTGGTCGAGATGGGGATGAGCACGCGCGGCGAGATCGCCTACCTCGCCAGCCTCGCGCGTCCCGACCTGGGCCTGATCACGGCGCTCGCGCCCGTCCACCTCGAGGGCCTCGGAACGATCGAGGCCATCGCCGCCGAGAAGGCTGCATTGCTCGACGCGCTCGGCCCCGAGGGCTGCGCGATCGTCCCCGACGACGAGCCGCTGCTCGACCCGCCGCTGCGCCGCTCGCTGGCCCGCCAGCGGCTTCGCTTTGGCAGCAGTCCCGGCGCCGACGCGCGCCTGCTGGCCACCGAGCCCGCGGGCGCCGCGGGGCAGAGGCTGACGCTCACGCTGCGCGGGGAGAGGCTCGAGCTGATGCTGCCCTTGGTTGGGCGCCACAACGCGCAGAACGCCAGCGCGGCGGCCTGCATCGCGCTCGCCCTCGGCATCGAGCACCGCCATATCATCGCCGGCTTGTCGCGGCCACCGGAGCTCGGCCACCGCAGTCGCGTGCGACGATTGGGGCCCCTGACGCTGCTGGACGACTGCTACAATGCCAGCCCGCTGGCGGTCCGAGCCGCGCTGACGGCGCTCGTCGAGCTGGCCCAGACGCAGCCGGCGGTGGCCGTGCTCGGGGAGATGCGCGAGCTCGGCGCCCAGGCCGAGGCGCTGCACGAGGAGGTGGGTCGAGCGGCAGCGCAGCTACCGCTCGCCGGGTTGGTCGTCGTCGGCGCTGCCGCCCGGGCGATCGCGGACGGGGCGCGCGCGGGGGGCCTGGCGCCGCAGCGCATCGTCGAGACCGACGATCCGGCGGCGGCTGCGCGGCGCGCGCTCGAGCTGCTGCCGCGAGCGGGCTGGATCTTGGTCAAGGCCTCGCGCGGCGCGCGGCTGGAGCGCGTCGTCGAGACGCTGCTCGAGCTGGCGCCAGCGACGGGCAGAGACGCGGCAGCGGATCGTCCGGCGCCGCAGCGCTGA
- the murE gene encoding UDP-N-acetylmuramyl-tripeptide synthetase, whose product MAWRRGASGGAAFAVAAFTQLTQDHLDLHGTMQRYFEAKRQLFQQHLRPGGAAVIHLDGPWGQTMADAVRERDDLRLIRCSRHDRHAEVRLSALKLELSGLSGVLHFGPDEQPFRVPLLGDFNAENVLLAAGCAHALGLSLAQTTAGLGALGGVPGRLERVDDGSEEHAVLVDYAHTPDALARALATLRLLKPRRLLLLFGCGGERDRGKRRLMGEAAARGADLVIVSTDNPRGEAPAAIVEGIVEGLASAGATALTHLARAEGLGPVYWLEPDRARAIAAATALLGPGELLLIAGKGHEDYQLIGDQRLPFDDRQHARLGLAARQQRKTGGASCG is encoded by the coding sequence ATGGCCTGGCGCAGGGGCGCCTCTGGGGGCGCTGCCTTCGCCGTGGCCGCCTTCACGCAGCTGACCCAGGATCATCTCGACCTGCACGGCACGATGCAGCGCTACTTCGAGGCCAAGCGGCAGCTCTTTCAGCAGCACCTGCGCCCGGGCGGCGCCGCCGTCATCCACCTCGACGGTCCCTGGGGCCAGACGATGGCCGACGCCGTGCGCGAGCGCGACGATCTGCGGCTGATCCGCTGCTCGCGCCACGACCGCCACGCCGAGGTCCGGCTGAGCGCGCTGAAGCTCGAGCTCAGCGGGCTGAGCGGCGTGCTGCACTTCGGCCCCGACGAGCAGCCCTTCCGCGTCCCGCTCCTCGGCGACTTCAACGCCGAGAATGTGCTGCTGGCCGCCGGCTGTGCGCACGCCCTCGGCCTCAGCCTGGCGCAGACCACGGCGGGACTCGGCGCGCTCGGCGGCGTGCCCGGTCGCCTCGAGCGCGTCGACGACGGCAGCGAGGAGCACGCGGTGCTCGTCGACTATGCCCACACGCCCGATGCCCTGGCGCGCGCGCTGGCCACGCTGCGCCTGCTCAAGCCGCGGCGACTGCTGCTGCTCTTCGGCTGCGGCGGCGAACGCGACCGTGGCAAGCGCCGGTTGATGGGTGAGGCGGCCGCTCGAGGGGCCGACCTGGTGATCGTCAGCACCGACAACCCGCGCGGCGAGGCGCCGGCGGCGATCGTCGAGGGCATCGTCGAGGGCTTGGCCAGCGCGGGCGCGACCGCCCTGACGCACCTCGCGCGCGCCGAGGGTCTCGGGCCGGTCTACTGGCTCGAACCCGATCGCGCGCGGGCGATCGCGGCGGCGACGGCGCTCCTCGGCCCCGGCGAGCTCCTGCTGATCGCCGGCAAGGGCCACGAGGATTACCAGCTGATCGGCGACCAGCGCCTGCCCTTCGATGATCGCCAGCACGCGCGGCTCGGCCTCGCCGCGCGCCAGCAGCGCAAGACCGGGGGCGCGTCGTGCGGATGA
- the smpB gene encoding SsrA-binding protein SmpB: MAKASSGGKAGAGRKVIVRNKKAFHEYLIFDRYEAGLMLVGSEVKSLRDGRVNLGDAYAEIRNSEVWLVNAHIGPYPQATHFNHEPLRPRKLLLHAAEIARLETKVQERGFTLVPLELYFSDGRAKVEVALAKGKQQHDKRHAARERDVARELAQSLGRRR, encoded by the coding sequence ATGGCGAAAGCGAGCAGTGGGGGCAAGGCGGGCGCGGGACGTAAGGTCATCGTGCGCAACAAGAAGGCCTTTCACGAGTACCTGATCTTCGACCGCTACGAGGCGGGCCTGATGCTCGTCGGCAGCGAGGTCAAGTCGCTGCGTGACGGGCGCGTCAACCTCGGCGACGCCTACGCCGAGATCCGCAACAGCGAGGTCTGGCTGGTCAACGCGCACATCGGCCCCTATCCGCAGGCCACGCACTTCAATCACGAGCCCCTGCGGCCGCGTAAGCTACTGCTCCACGCCGCCGAGATCGCGCGCTTGGAGACCAAGGTCCAGGAGCGCGGGTTTACGCTCGTGCCGCTCGAGCTCTACTTCAGCGACGGCCGCGCGAAGGTCGAGGTGGCGCTGGCCAAGGGCAAACAGCAGCATGACAAGCGCCATGCGGCGCGCGAGCGCGACGTGGCGCGCGAGCTGGCGCAAAGCCTCGGTCGCCGTCGCTGA
- a CDS encoding sigma-54-dependent Fis family transcriptional regulator: MAEGPTPGDLLPGAASPGAVLPVDVLVVDDDPAVLRAWRSILRDPHYRLTLLADPLEAAARLAELRIDVAVIDLRMPRLDGLELLGRIKTERPEVEVVMMTGAGTVADAVQAIKRGAFDFLSKPFAGNEAAELTVRRAAELHRRERRLAQLEREVQGDALHRIVGQSPQILQVAALIRSVAASPATVLITGESGTGKQLVALAIHALSPRAAKPLVQLNCGALAETLLESELFGHSKGAFTGATADHPGLFVAADQGSIFLDEVGDISPAMQAKLLRTLQEGEVRPVGAIRTRLVDVRVIAATNRNLEREAQQGRFREDLFYRLNVVRIEVPPLRERGEDVLLLAEHLLRKHAQRMGRRLEGFEPPAMRALEQYAWPGNVRQLENAVERAVVLARGSSITLADLPAQISGAAPSKASVAPELLDLPFPAAKRQAVAHFERSYLTQLLARHDSVSEAARSAGLNRSNLRRLLRRHQLG, encoded by the coding sequence ATGGCTGAAGGCCCAACCCCAGGCGACCTACTGCCAGGCGCGGCCTCGCCAGGCGCGGTGTTGCCGGTCGATGTCTTGGTCGTCGACGACGATCCTGCGGTGCTGCGGGCCTGGCGCAGCATCCTGCGCGACCCGCACTACCGGCTGACGCTGCTCGCCGATCCGCTCGAGGCCGCTGCGCGACTGGCCGAGCTGCGGATCGACGTAGCCGTAATCGACCTGCGGATGCCGCGGCTTGATGGCCTGGAGCTGCTTGGCCGCATCAAGACGGAGCGGCCCGAGGTCGAGGTCGTGATGATGACTGGCGCCGGCACCGTGGCCGATGCCGTCCAGGCCATCAAGCGCGGTGCCTTCGACTTCCTCAGCAAGCCCTTCGCCGGCAACGAGGCCGCCGAGCTCACCGTGCGGCGCGCGGCCGAGCTGCACCGTCGCGAGCGCCGCCTGGCTCAGCTCGAGCGCGAGGTCCAGGGTGACGCGCTCCACCGCATCGTCGGCCAGAGCCCGCAGATCCTCCAGGTCGCGGCGCTGATACGCAGCGTGGCGGCGAGTCCTGCCACCGTGCTGATCACCGGCGAGAGCGGCACCGGCAAGCAGCTCGTTGCGCTGGCGATTCACGCGCTGAGCCCACGCGCCGCCAAGCCACTGGTCCAGCTCAACTGCGGGGCGCTGGCCGAAACCCTGCTCGAGAGCGAGCTCTTTGGGCATAGCAAGGGCGCCTTCACCGGCGCGACCGCCGACCATCCCGGCCTCTTCGTCGCCGCCGACCAGGGATCGATCTTTCTCGACGAAGTGGGCGACATCTCTCCCGCGATGCAGGCCAAGCTGTTGCGCACGCTGCAAGAGGGCGAAGTGCGGCCGGTGGGCGCGATCCGGACGCGCCTCGTCGATGTGCGGGTGATCGCGGCCACCAACCGCAACCTCGAGCGGGAGGCCCAGCAGGGCCGCTTCCGCGAGGACCTCTTCTACCGGCTCAACGTCGTGCGGATCGAGGTCCCACCGCTCCGCGAGCGCGGGGAGGATGTGCTGCTCCTCGCCGAGCACCTGCTGCGCAAGCACGCCCAGCGCATGGGCCGACGCCTCGAGGGCTTCGAGCCGCCGGCGATGCGGGCGCTGGAGCAGTACGCCTGGCCGGGCAACGTCCGTCAGCTCGAGAACGCCGTCGAGCGCGCCGTGGTGCTCGCGCGCGGCAGCAGCATCACGCTCGCTGACCTTCCGGCCCAGATCAGCGGCGCCGCGCCGAGCAAGGCGAGCGTCGCGCCCGAGCTGCTCGACCTACCCTTCCCCGCGGCCAAGCGGCAGGCGGTGGCGCACTTCGAGCGCAGCTACCTGACCCAGCTGCTGGCGCGTCATGACAGCGTCTCGGAGGCCGCGCGTAGCGCCGGTCTAAACCGCTCCAACCTCCGCCGGCTCCTGCGCCGCCATCAACTCGGCTGA
- a CDS encoding FliA/WhiG family RNA polymerase sigma factor: MTMQTVQRSELARELMPLVNDVATQIARRVPMHVGLDDLVAAGALGLAGALTRFDPERAETFRGYAESRIRGAIMDELRHRDIMSRDARIESKKLQRSVEQLCAARGREVADEEIADHLGLDLEAYWALQLRLKSARMVSAEQLELLDEAANPYEQACETQSRQLLADCIRALPERQALVLWLYYYEELPLREIAAMLGVTPSRVCQIRSEAVESLRREVEGEQAAAIAA, from the coding sequence ATGACGATGCAGACGGTCCAACGGAGCGAGCTGGCGCGCGAGCTGATGCCGCTGGTGAACGACGTCGCGACGCAGATCGCCCGCCGCGTACCGATGCACGTCGGCCTCGACGATCTCGTGGCGGCCGGTGCCCTCGGGCTGGCCGGCGCGCTGACGCGCTTTGATCCGGAGCGCGCGGAAACCTTCCGTGGTTACGCGGAGTCGCGCATTCGCGGTGCGATCATGGACGAGCTACGCCACCGCGACATCATGTCGCGCGATGCGCGCATCGAATCGAAGAAGCTCCAGCGCTCGGTCGAGCAGCTTTGCGCAGCACGCGGTCGCGAGGTCGCCGACGAAGAGATCGCCGACCATCTCGGCCTCGATCTCGAGGCCTATTGGGCGCTGCAGCTGCGGCTGAAGTCGGCGCGCATGGTCTCGGCGGAGCAGCTCGAGCTGCTCGATGAGGCCGCGAATCCCTACGAGCAGGCCTGCGAGACCCAATCGCGCCAGCTCTTGGCGGACTGTATCCGCGCGCTCCCCGAGCGCCAGGCGCTCGTCCTCTGGCTCTACTATTACGAAGAGCTGCCCCTGCGCGAGATCGCGGCGATGCTCGGCGTTACGCCCTCGCGCGTCTGCCAGATTCGCTCCGAGGCGGTCGAGAGCCTGCGCCGCGAGGTCGAGGGGGAGCAGGCGGCGGCGATCGCGGCCTGA
- a CDS encoding response regulator produces MQPSTPQTSPAIMLVDDEPLIRTAVSRLLGAAGYRVVVAAGPEQALALLAESGSRISLLVSDINMPGMDGLELARRATAMQPALRTLFLCGSPLEAIEGLPAGAQFLEKPFTQETLLRAVRELLAA; encoded by the coding sequence ATGCAGCCAAGCACTCCGCAGACCTCACCGGCGATCATGTTGGTCGACGACGAGCCGCTGATTCGTACGGCGGTGAGCCGCCTGCTCGGGGCCGCGGGTTACCGAGTGGTGGTCGCGGCCGGGCCGGAGCAGGCCCTCGCCTTGTTGGCTGAGTCGGGGTCGCGGATCTCGCTGCTGGTCAGTGACATCAACATGCCGGGGATGGACGGTCTCGAGCTCGCGCGGCGCGCGACCGCGATGCAGCCGGCGCTGCGAACGCTCTTCCTCTGTGGCTCTCCACTGGAGGCGATCGAGGGTCTCCCGGCCGGTGCGCAGTTCCTCGAAAAGCCCTTCACGCAGGAGACGCTCCTGCGCGCCGTGCGCGAGCTCCTCGCCGCCTAA
- a CDS encoding PEGA domain-containing protein — MRYGWIAGCGLLTMALGCAPSLPRPATVARGVRPRATGSAAEAMPVEPATAADQRVPDGASSPPPPAALAAATSRPSVFSPPAADDPFAALRPVALPESLPPPPSVRPREAAEGAALRQRIVVRVMTVPRGAEVHHHRRLLGTTPLTLELAQPGTPLDLVLTRAGYMLLRTRIEQRESRNYTFELTPGKLQ, encoded by the coding sequence ATGCGTTACGGCTGGATCGCGGGCTGCGGCCTGCTCACCATGGCCCTCGGCTGCGCGCCCAGCCTGCCGCGCCCGGCGACCGTGGCGCGCGGCGTCCGACCAAGGGCGACAGGCAGCGCGGCAGAGGCCATGCCCGTCGAGCCGGCGACCGCGGCAGACCAACGCGTTCCCGACGGGGCCTCGTCGCCGCCGCCACCAGCGGCGCTCGCGGCGGCGACGTCCCGACCCAGTGTGTTTTCGCCGCCGGCTGCCGACGATCCCTTCGCCGCGCTTCGGCCGGTCGCCCTGCCGGAGTCGCTGCCGCCGCCACCGAGCGTCCGGCCGCGCGAGGCCGCGGAAGGTGCGGCCCTGCGGCAGCGCATCGTCGTGCGCGTGATGACCGTGCCCAGAGGTGCCGAGGTGCATCATCACCGCCGGCTGCTCGGAACGACGCCGCTGACCCTCGAGCTGGCGCAACCGGGGACGCCGCTCGATCTCGTGCTGACGCGAGCGGGCTACATGCTGCTGCGCACCCGCATCGAGCAGCGCGAATCGCGCAACTACACCTTCGAGCTGACGCCGGGGAAGCTGCAGTGA
- a CDS encoding PilZ domain-containing protein, with the protein MEVMVEYLEARSHPRRACPGTLARMAGALDEAVVGQALNISPHGVFITAAELFDVGTEVTCDLAFQADDPISVRGRVAWQRQSPKRSEQGMGIAFLEGYTVRGATLLGLGQGDLVKPELSEVWFEGMAEPVAAEWVPEAEGGLLRTWLPFLRPQAQLRLALGGAGTEPVQALVRQAALLQRASDAAPCLEIRVALPPARDTAPPSAWATELDAPIELEFASAEPTAPGRPDAGMPAEEVASSSWGAGPDLLTEDPSHWSLSGTGSDTQLDSQALAANAQFWGERPQRWGRPWLWVAALAMAAVAVATTLYTGLWARLAQAPATAPVVVMQPDPELPDPAMELDPAAPARAAVAAPARVAPAAPRQAVTPPRAVGATPAVPVRAAAAAPSRPPAPPSRAVAHRAPATTQPPAARPRAATAVAAAGPQVIQTRAGAVLSVAIAGSIAGATHYPLARPEGVVVKLPRARPALPFADYQLPSADGFRLLWVRPHDQGLQLRFLFAKRDQRYSVAIEPRRVRVTLLDEPTARLPEPLSDGASARR; encoded by the coding sequence GTGGAGGTGATGGTGGAGTATCTCGAGGCACGTTCACACCCGCGTCGGGCCTGCCCAGGCACGCTCGCGCGGATGGCCGGTGCGCTGGACGAGGCAGTGGTGGGGCAGGCGCTCAACATCAGCCCGCACGGCGTCTTTATCACCGCCGCTGAGCTCTTCGACGTGGGCACCGAAGTGACCTGCGACCTGGCCTTCCAGGCCGACGATCCCATCAGCGTGCGCGGCCGGGTGGCCTGGCAGCGACAGAGCCCGAAGCGCAGCGAGCAGGGGATGGGGATCGCCTTTCTCGAGGGCTACACGGTGCGCGGCGCCACCCTGCTGGGACTCGGTCAGGGCGACCTGGTCAAGCCGGAGCTGAGCGAGGTGTGGTTCGAAGGCATGGCCGAGCCCGTGGCTGCCGAGTGGGTGCCCGAGGCGGAGGGCGGCCTGCTGCGCACCTGGCTGCCCTTCCTGCGGCCGCAGGCGCAGCTGCGTCTGGCGCTGGGCGGAGCCGGGACGGAGCCGGTCCAGGCCCTCGTGCGGCAGGCCGCGCTGCTGCAGCGCGCGTCCGACGCTGCGCCTTGCTTGGAGATCCGCGTGGCGCTGCCGCCCGCGCGCGACACCGCGCCTCCCTCCGCGTGGGCGACCGAGCTCGACGCGCCGATCGAGCTCGAGTTTGCTTCGGCCGAGCCCACGGCGCCGGGGCGGCCGGACGCGGGGATGCCGGCGGAGGAGGTTGCGTCGTCATCGTGGGGCGCGGGGCCCGACCTGCTGACGGAAGACCCTTCGCATTGGTCGCTCAGCGGCACTGGCTCGGACACGCAGCTCGACAGTCAAGCGCTGGCGGCCAACGCTCAGTTCTGGGGCGAGCGACCGCAGCGTTGGGGCCGTCCCTGGCTCTGGGTGGCGGCGCTGGCGATGGCGGCGGTCGCGGTCGCGACGACGCTCTACACCGGCCTCTGGGCCCGCCTCGCCCAGGCCCCAGCCACCGCGCCGGTCGTGGTGATGCAGCCTGATCCGGAGCTGCCGGATCCAGCGATGGAGCTCGATCCAGCGGCGCCGGCACGCGCCGCGGTCGCGGCGCCGGCACGGGTCGCTCCGGCCGCGCCGCGGCAGGCCGTCACGCCGCCACGGGCCGTCGGGGCGACGCCGGCCGTGCCTGTGCGCGCCGCTGCCGCCGCGCCAAGCCGGCCACCGGCGCCGCCATCACGCGCGGTCGCGCATCGGGCACCCGCTACCACCCAACCCCCCGCCGCCCGCCCGCGTGCCGCCACCGCAGTCGCCGCGGCTGGGCCGCAGGTCATCCAGACGCGCGCCGGCGCGGTGCTCAGCGTGGCCATCGCCGGCTCAATCGCCGGAGCCACGCATTACCCGCTTGCGCGGCCCGAGGGCGTCGTGGTCAAGCTGCCGCGGGCGCGGCCGGCCTTGCCCTTCGCGGACTACCAGCTCCCCTCAGCCGACGGGTTTCGCTTGCTCTGGGTGCGGCCCCACGATCAGGGGCTGCAGCTCCGCTTCCTCTTCGCCAAGCGCGACCAGCGCTACAGTGTGGCGATCGAGCCGCGGCGCGTGCGGGTGACGCTGCTCGATGAGCCGACTGCGAGGCTGCCCGAGCCGCTATCCGATGGCGCGAGCGCTCGACGCTAG
- a CDS encoding sulfatase produces MNRIFLAPPRKSAGIVALIGIVGMLVATASACSKRPSLEGGEALAATASGAALAARPAPTRPAGPSHDVFSLADNRLLAHLIWQDGLAVLAGQPGIAKYLAFGRPWRTWTINARHEGHAVAVATRSTSWLVLPLSAEQASGAGAARTLSLQLFSPSDQGLRVKLNENVLPLTALKRGWQRLALALPAGVLRSGENRLEFVWAKPGPIAGEARAYAALEWLLLAKDAAPTTGAPELSRKGALWLPSGGGLAYYVFPYAGTRLRLRVASTGAADCELLVRYAGERGSSATGQQRFTLPGGTAPQSELEVALTPISEQVARLELRAGGSGCAGLTLADAALARAEAAPVVARGQPPRNVLFWMIDNARSDRFRLYNPRTRVETPVIDALGRDGTVFERSYIVGTESRVSHASLWTGVYPKQHDFIGAKARLSLAWKTLPELVRATGRRTVAWTANGNISEFWGFGEGWDFFRNTLHKGGGLTAVDLADHAIDYIRKQGDQPFLLYLGTIDPHVSWRGRQPWLDRYDPHPYQGKYTTNMMGPEWDRLAANPERVSARDRQRIAAIYDSTISYNDQQLGRVLQALTERGIAEQTMVVITADHGEELWELGRIGHGGSLRDTVVQVPLIVHYPPLFGRGVRVREGAEVAGALATIVDALDGKVPEAVQVASLLPLSQGVGRGYPRPGFASQYELAHVLRLENYKVWVGGKGEPRLFDLSQPSGERTDVAAGHPLATRWLTDALGTLLTYQDRWRQSRWGVASNHLAALPDDLEQGRAPAPVSSR; encoded by the coding sequence ATGAATCGCATCTTCCTCGCCCCACCGCGCAAGAGCGCCGGCATCGTCGCGCTGATCGGCATCGTCGGCATGTTGGTCGCCACCGCCTCCGCCTGCTCGAAGCGGCCGTCGCTGGAGGGCGGCGAAGCGCTTGCCGCGACGGCGAGCGGCGCCGCTCTCGCGGCCCGGCCCGCGCCGACGCGCCCCGCGGGGCCCTCGCATGACGTCTTCTCCCTGGCGGACAACCGCCTGCTCGCGCATCTGATCTGGCAGGATGGTCTGGCGGTCCTGGCCGGCCAGCCGGGCATCGCGAAGTACCTCGCCTTCGGCCGGCCCTGGCGCACCTGGACGATCAACGCGCGCCATGAGGGACACGCCGTGGCCGTGGCGACGCGCAGCACGAGCTGGCTGGTCCTGCCCTTGAGCGCTGAGCAGGCGAGCGGCGCGGGCGCGGCTCGTACCCTGAGCTTGCAGCTCTTCAGCCCCAGTGATCAGGGGCTGCGTGTCAAGCTCAACGAAAACGTGCTGCCGCTGACGGCGCTCAAGCGAGGCTGGCAGCGCCTCGCCCTCGCCCTGCCCGCTGGCGTGCTTCGCAGCGGCGAGAATCGCCTCGAGTTCGTCTGGGCCAAGCCCGGCCCGATCGCCGGCGAGGCGCGCGCCTACGCCGCGCTGGAATGGCTCCTGCTCGCGAAGGACGCGGCTCCCACGACTGGCGCTCCCGAGCTTTCGCGCAAGGGCGCGCTCTGGCTGCCGAGCGGCGGCGGCCTGGCGTATTACGTCTTTCCCTATGCCGGGACCCGGCTGCGCCTGCGCGTGGCCTCGACCGGTGCGGCGGACTGCGAGCTGCTCGTGCGCTACGCGGGCGAGCGCGGCAGCAGCGCCACGGGGCAACAGCGCTTCACGTTGCCCGGCGGGACTGCCCCGCAGAGCGAGCTCGAGGTCGCGCTGACGCCGATCAGCGAGCAGGTCGCGCGGCTCGAGCTGCGCGCCGGCGGCAGCGGCTGCGCCGGGCTGACCCTCGCCGATGCGGCGCTCGCGCGGGCCGAAGCGGCCCCCGTCGTCGCGCGCGGCCAGCCGCCGCGCAACGTCCTCTTTTGGATGATCGACAACGCCCGCTCGGATCGCTTCCGGCTCTACAACCCTCGCACGCGGGTCGAGACCCCGGTGATCGACGCGCTCGGCCGCGACGGCACCGTCTTCGAGCGCTCCTACATCGTCGGCACCGAGTCACGCGTCAGCCACGCCTCGCTCTGGACCGGCGTCTACCCCAAGCAGCACGATTTCATCGGCGCCAAGGCCCGGCTGAGCCTGGCCTGGAAGACGCTGCCCGAGCTCGTGCGAGCCACCGGGCGGCGTACCGTCGCCTGGACCGCCAATGGCAACATCAGCGAGTTCTGGGGCTTTGGCGAGGGTTGGGACTTCTTTCGCAACACGCTGCATAAGGGTGGCGGTCTGACGGCGGTGGACCTCGCCGACCACGCAATCGACTACATCCGCAAGCAGGGCGATCAGCCCTTCCTGCTCTATCTCGGCACGATCGACCCGCATGTCTCGTGGCGTGGTCGGCAGCCCTGGCTCGATCGCTACGATCCCCACCCCTACCAGGGCAAATACACCACCAACATGATGGGCCCCGAGTGGGATCGGCTGGCCGCCAATCCCGAGCGTGTCTCGGCCCGTGACCGCCAGCGCATCGCCGCGATCTACGACAGCACGATTTCGTACAACGACCAGCAGCTCGGCCGCGTGCTGCAGGCGCTGACCGAGCGCGGCATCGCCGAGCAGACGATGGTCGTGATCACCGCCGACCACGGCGAGGAGCTATGGGAGCTCGGCCGCATCGGTCACGGCGGCTCGCTTCGCGACACGGTCGTCCAGGTGCCGCTGATCGTGCACTACCCGCCGCTCTTCGGTCGCGGGGTGCGCGTGCGTGAGGGCGCCGAGGTTGCCGGCGCGCTGGCGACGATCGTCGACGCGCTGGACGGCAAGGTTCCCGAGGCCGTCCAGGTCGCCTCGCTGCTGCCGCTGAGCCAGGGGGTGGGTCGCGGATATCCGCGACCAGGTTTCGCGTCGCAGTACGAGCTGGCGCACGTGCTGCGCCTCGAAAACTATAAGGTCTGGGTTGGTGGCAAGGGCGAGCCGCGGCTCTTCGACCTCAGCCAACCGAGCGGCGAGCGCACCGACGTCGCGGCTGGCCACCCGCTGGCGACGCGTTGGCTCACCGACGCCCTGGGCACGCTGCTGACCTACCAGGATCGCTGGCGCCAGAGCCGCTGGGGCGTGGCCTCGAACCATCTAGCCGCCCTGCCGGACGATCTCGAGCAGGGTCGCGCCCCGGCGCCGGTCAGCTCGCGTTAG